In one Coccinella septempunctata chromosome 6, icCocSept1.1, whole genome shotgun sequence genomic region, the following are encoded:
- the LOC123316031 gene encoding uncharacterized protein LOC123316031 → MKETFGESSSDRLRPGHLHRKTKLSWKFLKILTVEPVLVLYVTSSMMATLTTENLNLEKACLVNLNFNVTVCQALVERNNTAYSADQEIKVQKLVSSMLAYKTGIQGVIPFLLMLFLGSWSDRNRRRKPFILMPIYGDIISCLGYIMCTFFFLELPVEVAIFFEAVPVAMTGSWFCFYVGVFSYVTESSTEKTRTMRIGLATMFTHVSLTSGIALSGVVYRVLGFYGVYTLSIFMFVTALIYGFLVLEDAPSLDSDSSSKEKCLSDVFDHHQVKGTLSTWFGKRVGRNRLKLILIMVLVLLNVGSYRGELTVMYMFTRRKFRWSEIEYSEYNTYHSVIQMTGALLCLSIFVKWMKISDATLGMLAMMSKVLGCFASAFATTPLYFYVAALTEILNGSSHIAMRSIMSKLVTSEELSQTFSLFGLCEALTPLFFGPLYSYVYHQTIETFPGAFYFVSGGLHCGAFVIFLWLYLLKNDGTNVKEQIRHDEVEEMVVKTETTIEQSVDPQRME, encoded by the exons ATGAAAGAAACTTTTGGTGAATCATCTTCTGATCGTTTGAGACCTGGGCATCTCCATAGAAAAACCAAACTCTCATggaaatttctgaaaattctcACAGTGGAACCTGTCCTGGTATTGTATGTTACATCCTCCATGATGGCGACGCTAACCACTGAGAATCTCAATCTAGAGAAGGCTTGTTTagtgaatttgaatttcaacgTAACCGTTTGCCAGGCTCTGGTAGAAAGAAACAATACAGCATACTCAGCAGATCAGGAAATCAAAGTGCAGAAGTTGGTGTCTAGTATGCTCGCTTATAAAACTGGCATACAAGGAGTCATACCTTTCCTACTGATGCTGTTTTTGGGTTCGTGGAGCGATAGAAATAGGAGGAGAAAACCTTTTATACTCATGCCCATATATGGAGACATAATAAGTTGTCTAGGCTACATCATGTGTACTTTCTTCTTTTTAGAACTCCCAGTGGAAGTGGCTATTTTCTTCGAAGCAGTTCCAGTTGCAATGACCGGAAGTTGGTTCTGCTTTTACGTAGGGGTATTCAGTTACGTTACAGAAAGTAGTACGGAAAAGACAAGAACTATGAGAATTGGACTAGCAACTATGTTCACTCATGTTTCGCTAACATCCGGTATAGCACTGAGCGGAGTAGTATACAGGGTTCTTGGGTTTTATGGCGTTTACACTCTATCTATTTTCATGTTTGTGACTGCTTTGATATATGGATTCCTTGTACTCGAAGATGCACCCTCTTTAGATTCAGATAGTTCATCGAAGGAGAAGTGTTTGTCAGACGTTTTCGATCATCATCAAGTGAAAGGTACACTGTCCACCTGGTTTGGGAAGAGGGTTGGTAGGAACAGACTAAAACTGATATTAATAATGGTCTTGGTTCTTTTGAACGTTGGTTCATACAGAG GAGAACTCACAGTCATGTATATGTTCACCAGAAGAAAATTCAGGTGGAGTGAGATTGAATACAGCGAATACAATACCTATCACAGCGTTATCCAAATGACTG GAGCGCTGTTATGCTTATCTATATTTGTGAAGTGGATGAAAATCAGCGATGCAACCCTTGGAATGTTAGCTATGATGAGTAAAGTCCTTGGCTGTTTCGCAAGTGCATTTGCGACAACGCCTTTATATTTCTATGTAG CTGCTTTAACCGAAATTCTCAACGGTAGCTCACACATAGCAATGAGGTCTATAATGTCGAAGTTGGTGACGTCTGAAGAACTGAGTCAAACGTTCTCTTTGTTTGGTCTTTGCGAGGCTTTAACTCCGCTTTTTTTCGGACCCTTGTACAGTTATGTTTACCATCAAACCATAGAGACATTTCCTGGAGCATTTTACTTCGTTAGTGGTGGTCTCCACTGCGGAGCATTCGTCATATTTTT ATGGCTGTATCTGCTGAAGAATGATGGGACAAATGTGAAAGAACAAATAAGACATGATGAGGTTGAGGAAATGGTGGTGAAAACTGAGACTACCATTGAGCAGTCTGTTGACCCTCAACGAATGGAATAA